One genomic window of Cyanobacteria bacterium FACHB-DQ100 includes the following:
- a CDS encoding cistern family PEP-CTERM protein — protein MKRQLLTGVLAASTLTLAAFSQATPAHALSFSGGTVNLTANDVGSTFQVNFDGNVNGNNVPGLSAQALFTLTSYATNQANFTVNLINTTTVPITSRISRLGFNTNPGVNVDASSATGVFTDVITGSFPNKFGDVEVCFVPSSRGTCGGGPGGVTTTGNFTTNLVFTGSLTNGLSLSDFGVRYQSINGGGFDDASGTGRGTPIPTPALLPAVLGMGAAVLRKKKQEAKVAEKV, from the coding sequence TCTTAACTGGTGTTCTGGCTGCGAGTACCTTAACCTTAGCAGCGTTCTCTCAAGCTACCCCTGCTCATGCGTTAAGCTTCAGCGGTGGTACTGTCAACCTTACTGCCAATGATGTTGGTTCAACTTTCCAGGTTAATTTTGATGGCAATGTGAACGGGAATAACGTTCCTGGACTCTCAGCGCAAGCGCTCTTTACCTTGACGAGCTATGCCACAAATCAGGCTAATTTCACTGTCAACCTGATTAACACAACGACTGTTCCGATTACGTCTAGAATCTCTCGCCTTGGATTCAATACCAATCCTGGTGTGAACGTAGATGCCTCATCTGCAACGGGTGTTTTCACTGATGTTATTACTGGCTCTTTCCCAAATAAGTTTGGTGATGTTGAAGTTTGTTTCGTTCCTTCATCCCGGGGTACTTGCGGGGGTGGTCCAGGTGGTGTCACAACTACAGGCAACTTTACGACCAATTTAGTGTTTACAGGTTCACTCACCAACGGATTAAGCTTGAGCGACTTTGGCGTTCGCTACCAAAGCATTAATGGTGGTGGCTTTGACGATGCTAGTGGAACAGGACGTGGTACTCCCATCCCAACTCCTGCACTGTTACCCGCCGTTCTGGGTATGGGTGCAGCCGTGCTTCGCAAGAAGAAGCAGGAAGCAAAGGTGGCAGAAAAAGTGTAG
- a CDS encoding response regulator codes for MIESRVTILHIDDNETTRYIVTRVLQEAGYTVVEAETGAAGLQAIVDYQPALVILDVKLPDVNGFEVCRQIKSNPETAFIPVLHLSASFVKSQDKAEGLDSGADGYLVQPVEPIELLATVRSLLRVRRAEESAFTLAREWQTTFDAINDGVCLLDSEGRSLRCNRAMSQLFCKSAEEIAGCLHYELMQAELGVGDGACFRLARETHQRQVTELRAEGRWLAKTVDPIFNSQGKFTGAVLILSDITAAKRREAERKQAEADLRESEELKQRILESTHDCIKVLGLDGRILYLNKGSLQLLEIGQPESVLGKDWLTFWQGEDQQKARTAIEVAQAGNVGQFNGYCPTRKGQPRWWDVIVSAVRNPAGQVSQLLVVSRDITKQKQAEAEREQLLVSEQGARQQAETANRIKDEFLAVLSHELRSPLNPILGWSSLLRKGRLDAERTAHALETIERNAQLQVQLIEDLLDVSRILQGKLKLNPVPIDLAVIIRAALETVRLAAEAKSIQIQTHLDLKVGQVLGDSARLQQVVWNLLTNAIKFTPEGGQVEIELQQLGTHAQMQVRDTGKGIHPGFLPYVFEYFRQEDGATTRKFGGLGLGLAIVRQLVELHGGTVRVESAGEDQGATFMVRLPLLKQSMQLDTNPDDARLTDDEASLSGLKIVVVDDEPDSRDFVAFVLEQAGAEIVALSSASEVLRSILHIQPDLLVSDIGMPEIDGYMLIESIRTQLPAPASQVRAIALTAYAGEANERQVLNAGFQKHLSKPINPAELVATVSRLAR; via the coding sequence ATGATTGAGTCACGAGTCACGATTTTGCATATCGACGACAACGAAACGACTCGTTACATCGTGACGCGAGTTCTGCAAGAGGCAGGGTACACCGTGGTCGAAGCAGAAACCGGAGCCGCAGGACTCCAGGCGATCGTGGATTATCAGCCCGCGCTTGTGATTCTGGATGTGAAGCTACCCGATGTCAACGGCTTTGAAGTCTGTCGCCAGATTAAGTCAAATCCCGAAACTGCCTTTATTCCGGTGCTGCATCTCTCAGCCAGTTTTGTCAAAAGTCAAGATAAAGCCGAAGGACTCGATAGCGGTGCCGATGGCTACCTCGTTCAGCCCGTGGAACCGATCGAACTGTTAGCGACGGTGCGATCGCTGCTGCGAGTTCGTCGCGCTGAAGAATCAGCCTTTACTCTGGCACGAGAATGGCAAACGACGTTCGATGCAATCAATGATGGCGTGTGTTTATTAGATTCGGAAGGCAGATCTCTGCGCTGTAATCGAGCGATGAGCCAGCTTTTTTGTAAGTCTGCTGAAGAGATTGCTGGCTGTCTTCATTATGAACTGATGCAGGCAGAACTGGGAGTCGGTGACGGTGCCTGCTTTCGTCTGGCTAGAGAAACACATCAGCGTCAAGTTACAGAGCTTCGGGCAGAAGGACGCTGGCTTGCCAAAACCGTTGATCCAATCTTCAATTCGCAGGGAAAGTTTACCGGTGCGGTTCTCATCCTGTCCGATATTACCGCCGCCAAGCGCCGCGAAGCGGAACGCAAACAAGCCGAAGCAGACCTGCGAGAAAGTGAAGAGTTAAAGCAGCGAATTTTAGAGAGCACGCATGACTGCATCAAAGTTCTAGGCTTAGATGGGCGAATCTTGTACTTAAATAAAGGCAGCTTGCAGCTTCTTGAGATTGGTCAGCCTGAGTCGGTTCTGGGTAAAGATTGGCTCACCTTTTGGCAAGGCGAAGACCAACAAAAGGCAAGAACTGCGATCGAGGTAGCTCAAGCGGGCAACGTGGGACAGTTTAACGGCTATTGCCCAACCAGAAAAGGTCAGCCGAGATGGTGGGATGTGATCGTTTCTGCGGTGCGAAATCCAGCCGGACAGGTTTCGCAACTGTTAGTTGTGTCACGCGACATTACCAAACAAAAGCAAGCGGAAGCGGAACGTGAACAGCTTCTAGTGAGTGAGCAAGGGGCGCGGCAGCAAGCGGAAACCGCTAACCGCATCAAAGACGAGTTCTTGGCGGTGTTATCGCATGAATTACGCTCTCCGCTCAATCCGATTCTCGGCTGGTCAAGTCTGCTTCGCAAAGGTCGTTTAGATGCTGAAAGAACGGCTCATGCCCTAGAGACGATCGAGCGCAACGCCCAGCTACAAGTCCAACTGATTGAAGATCTGCTCGATGTTTCCCGGATTCTTCAAGGCAAACTCAAGCTCAATCCAGTACCGATCGATCTCGCGGTGATCATTCGTGCAGCGCTGGAAACCGTACGACTAGCGGCAGAAGCCAAATCAATTCAGATTCAAACGCATCTAGATTTGAAGGTGGGGCAAGTGCTGGGGGATTCGGCTCGTCTTCAGCAAGTGGTCTGGAACTTACTGACCAACGCGATTAAGTTCACGCCGGAAGGGGGACAAGTCGAGATCGAGTTACAACAGCTTGGAACGCACGCTCAAATGCAGGTACGAGACACCGGAAAAGGCATTCATCCAGGGTTTCTACCGTATGTGTTTGAATACTTTCGCCAAGAGGACGGAGCGACGACGCGCAAGTTCGGGGGATTAGGGTTAGGACTTGCGATCGTGCGGCAACTGGTCGAATTACATGGCGGGACAGTCAGGGTCGAAAGTGCAGGTGAAGATCAAGGCGCTACGTTTATGGTGCGGTTGCCGCTCCTGAAGCAATCAATGCAGTTAGACACTAACCCTGATGATGCACGGTTAACAGATGACGAAGCTTCGCTGAGCGGGTTAAAGATCGTGGTCGTAGACGATGAGCCTGATTCGCGTGATTTTGTTGCCTTTGTGCTGGAGCAAGCCGGTGCCGAAATCGTGGCATTATCCTCGGCAAGCGAAGTGCTGCGATCAATTCTACACATTCAGCCGGATTTGCTCGTCAGCGATATCGGAATGCCAGAGATCGATGGGTATATGCTGATTGAATCGATCCGCACTCAGCTACCTGCTCCGGCTTCTCAAGTGCGTGCGATCGCGCTAACTGCTTACGCGGGGGAAGCAAATGAACGTCAAGTGTTAAATGCTGGGTTTCAAAAGCACTTATCGAAGCCTATTAATCCGGCTGAGCTAGTTGCGACAGTCTCGCGGTTAGCCCGATGA
- a CDS encoding response regulator has protein sequence MRVVLFTLRVHYEQDVVQARQRTRELADHLGFDPQDQTRLATAVSEISRNAFQYAGGGTVEFYLDGNPQTFLIRIWDQGQGIPHLAEVLAGRYTSQTGMGLGILGTRRLMERFEIESQPTGTTIVMGKALPKRSTLLTEAQLQQIRDEMIKRSPQNPYEEIQRQNQELLQAMAELRQREEELIQLNRELEDTNRGVLALYAELDEKADSLQQANELKTRFLSNMSHEFRTPLNSILSLSRILLNHLDGDLTSEQAKQVTFIQKAADGLSVLVNDLLDLAKVEAGKVEVHPSAFEVSDLFGTMRGMLRPLLVQNSSVALIFEEPIGLSPLYSDEGKVAQILRNFVSNALKFTDRGEVRVTAAQTGQTITFSVADTGIGIAPDDQERIFEDFVQIGSDLQKQTKGTGLGLPLTRKLTELLGGSVSLISELGKGSTFSASIPIVYPHTTELTSSLQTIAPLQPARLPILAIEDHTETLFIYEKHLQDSSYQLVTARSLEQARSVLQQIQPAAIVLDILLERQNGWTFLKEIKGDSATCKIPVIVATVVDNEKQALALGADGFLIKPVDRLPMLNKLNRLINRGRTQKLLLIDDDSSHRYVIEQLLSDTPLQVLEAVSGQEGIALATLESPDAILLDLELPDMSGLDVLDRLQQSPTAQLIPVIIHSSIQLDAETQSSLTKQGIAIVSKETIAQAASSQLREALIKARLVLDT, from the coding sequence ATGAGGGTTGTTTTATTCACGCTCAGAGTTCACTACGAACAAGATGTCGTACAGGCGCGGCAACGAACCCGCGAACTTGCCGATCACTTAGGATTTGATCCGCAAGATCAAACACGACTGGCAACGGCAGTTTCAGAAATTAGCCGCAATGCGTTTCAATATGCCGGGGGCGGAACCGTTGAATTCTATCTAGATGGAAATCCTCAGACCTTTTTGATTCGGATTTGGGATCAGGGTCAGGGCATTCCGCATCTTGCAGAAGTGTTGGCAGGACGCTACACCTCCCAAACAGGAATGGGGCTTGGCATCCTGGGTACGCGCCGATTGATGGAGCGCTTTGAGATAGAATCGCAGCCCACCGGGACTACGATCGTCATGGGCAAAGCGCTGCCGAAGCGATCAACGCTGCTGACTGAAGCGCAATTGCAGCAGATTCGGGACGAGATGATCAAGCGATCGCCCCAGAATCCTTACGAAGAGATTCAGCGCCAAAATCAAGAACTGCTGCAAGCGATGGCAGAACTGCGCCAGCGTGAAGAAGAACTGATTCAACTTAACCGAGAGTTAGAAGATACCAATCGCGGTGTCCTAGCTCTATATGCCGAACTCGATGAAAAGGCGGACTCTCTCCAACAGGCAAACGAACTCAAAACCCGCTTTCTCTCGAATATGAGTCATGAGTTTCGGACACCGTTAAATTCGATCCTCTCGTTGTCTCGGATACTGCTTAACCACTTAGACGGAGACTTAACCTCAGAGCAAGCAAAACAAGTGACCTTTATCCAAAAAGCGGCAGACGGATTATCCGTTCTAGTCAACGATCTACTGGATCTAGCAAAAGTAGAAGCTGGAAAAGTCGAAGTCCATCCCAGTGCATTTGAGGTTAGCGACTTGTTTGGCACAATGCGGGGAATGTTGCGCCCCTTGCTGGTGCAAAATAGCTCTGTGGCGCTGATTTTTGAAGAACCGATTGGATTATCGCCGCTCTATAGCGATGAAGGAAAAGTCGCCCAAATTCTGAGAAATTTTGTCTCGAATGCGCTCAAGTTCACCGATCGAGGGGAAGTGCGAGTGACAGCAGCGCAAACGGGTCAAACGATTACCTTTTCTGTTGCGGATACTGGAATCGGTATTGCTCCAGACGACCAAGAGCGGATTTTTGAAGATTTTGTGCAAATCGGGTCTGATCTGCAAAAGCAAACCAAAGGAACAGGACTCGGACTGCCGCTTACCCGAAAGCTGACAGAGCTATTAGGAGGCAGTGTTTCACTAATCAGTGAACTGGGAAAAGGCTCAACCTTCTCAGCCTCGATCCCGATCGTTTATCCCCACACTACCGAACTCACCTCTTCACTGCAAACGATCGCGCCGCTCCAACCCGCTCGACTGCCGATTCTCGCGATCGAAGACCACACCGAAACGCTGTTTATTTATGAAAAGCACCTGCAAGATTCAAGCTATCAGCTAGTTACAGCCCGTTCTCTAGAGCAAGCGAGATCTGTCCTACAGCAGATTCAACCCGCCGCGATCGTGCTGGATATTTTACTTGAAAGGCAAAACGGCTGGACGTTTCTCAAAGAAATTAAAGGCGATAGTGCCACCTGCAAGATTCCCGTCATCGTCGCGACTGTGGTTGATAACGAGAAGCAGGCTCTTGCCCTTGGAGCCGATGGATTCTTGATTAAGCCTGTAGATAGATTGCCGATGCTGAATAAGCTAAATCGGTTGATTAATCGAGGCAGAACTCAAAAACTGCTCCTGATTGACGATGATTCCTCTCATCGTTATGTGATAGAGCAACTATTGTCTGATACTCCACTGCAAGTTTTAGAAGCTGTAAGTGGACAAGAAGGCATTGCATTGGCAACTCTCGAATCGCCAGACGCAATTCTGCTTGATCTGGAACTGCCGGATATGAGCGGACTTGATGTCCTCGATCGGCTCCAGCAAAGTCCCACTGCTCAATTGATTCCTGTTATCATCCATTCATCTATTCAATTGGATGCGGAAACGCAGAGCAGTTTAACCAAGCAGGGGATCGCAATTGTTTCTAAAGAAACGATTGCCCAAGCAGCATCCTCCCAACTTCGAGAGGCACTGATCAAAGCCAGACTGGTTCTAGATACTTAA
- a CDS encoding SpoIIE family protein phosphatase, with amino-acid sequence MRESIAIAITESSQIGEARRAALNLATRFGFKEIERGRVGIVVTEVANNLLQHAQGGVMLLRAIQEPAIGIEVLALDQGPGMIDVNQCLQDGFSTAGTSGNGLGAVRRLSNLFEIYSIPGSGTAILMQLWSEPLSHSPKILLEIGAVCLPKRGEEVSGDAWASQIHPHRSVLLVADGLGHGSAAASASSAAVRTLEENYQRSPHEIVEAAHQALRSTRGAVLAITEINFDQRSVHYAGIGNIATSISSFTDHHNLVSHNGTVGHEVRKIQEFTHPWYPNGLLIMHSDGLATQWRLDRYPGLRQKHPSLIAGVLYRDFNRDRDDVTVLVAREAR; translated from the coding sequence ATGAGAGAATCGATCGCCATTGCAATCACTGAGTCAAGTCAAATAGGAGAAGCGCGACGGGCAGCGCTGAACTTGGCAACTCGTTTCGGGTTCAAAGAGATCGAGCGCGGTAGAGTCGGGATTGTCGTGACCGAGGTTGCGAACAATCTGCTACAGCACGCTCAGGGAGGAGTGATGCTGCTGCGGGCAATCCAAGAGCCCGCGATCGGCATTGAGGTTTTAGCCCTCGATCAAGGGCCAGGCATGATCGATGTGAATCAGTGCTTACAAGATGGCTTTTCGACGGCTGGAACCTCAGGCAATGGATTGGGCGCGGTTCGTCGCCTTTCTAATTTGTTTGAAATTTATTCGATTCCTGGCTCTGGAACCGCAATTCTGATGCAACTTTGGTCAGAGCCGCTTTCCCATTCACCCAAGATCCTATTAGAAATCGGAGCGGTCTGTTTACCGAAGCGAGGCGAGGAAGTTTCTGGAGATGCTTGGGCAAGTCAAATTCACCCGCATCGTAGTGTATTGCTAGTGGCAGACGGGTTAGGGCATGGGTCTGCGGCGGCGAGTGCTTCTTCAGCCGCCGTCAGAACTTTAGAGGAAAATTATCAGCGATCGCCCCATGAAATCGTCGAAGCGGCACATCAAGCTTTGCGAAGTACACGCGGCGCAGTATTAGCGATCACGGAAATTAATTTTGACCAGCGATCAGTTCACTACGCAGGCATCGGTAACATTGCGACCAGCATCTCTTCGTTTACGGATCATCACAATCTGGTGTCTCACAATGGCACGGTTGGGCATGAAGTCCGCAAAATTCAGGAGTTTACGCATCCCTGGTATCCGAACGGATTGTTGATTATGCACTCTGACGGATTGGCAACGCAGTGGAGGCTCGATCGTTATCCTGGATTGCGCCAAAAACATCCCAGTCTGATCGCGGGGGTATTGTATCGAGACTTTAACCGCGATCGAGATGACGTGACCGTACTGGTGGCAAGAGAAGCACGATGA
- a CDS encoding anti-sigma regulatory factor has product MEKIETVPIASSTDVILVRQAVRQSAIAIGFGLVDQTKIVTAASELARNTLDYGGGGLMKLETLEAGGRRGLRLTFEDQGSGIPDIELALKDGFTTGSGLGMGLGGAKRLANEFVIESAIGQGTRVTIVRWK; this is encoded by the coding sequence ATGGAAAAGATTGAAACGGTACCGATTGCATCTTCTACAGACGTGATTTTAGTCCGACAAGCCGTGCGCCAGTCCGCGATCGCGATTGGGTTCGGCTTAGTAGATCAAACCAAAATTGTCACCGCCGCCAGTGAACTTGCCCGCAACACCCTAGATTATGGCGGTGGCGGACTGATGAAGCTAGAAACGCTGGAGGCAGGAGGACGCAGAGGACTCCGGCTCACTTTTGAAGATCAAGGTTCGGGCATTCCGGATATTGAACTAGCGCTCAAAGATGGATTTACCACGGGGAGCGGATTAGGAATGGGATTGGGTGGCGCTAAACGATTGGCGAATGAGTTTGTGATTGAATCTGCGATCGGACAAGGAACGCGGGTGACGATCGTTCGGTGGAAATAG
- a CDS encoding STAS domain-containing protein — translation MEHIPILQMGNFLLVTIQVDMHDRLALTLQDDLTNRISETSAHGVLIDISALEIVDSFIGRVLGNIARMARVLDAETVVVGMQPAVAITLVELGLSLTGIRTALNLEKGMALLRSSLSEPAKPPIVERGRSVHDDGKD, via the coding sequence ATGGAACACATTCCTATCCTGCAAATGGGCAACTTTCTCTTGGTCACAATCCAGGTCGATATGCACGATCGTTTAGCCCTGACGCTACAGGATGACTTAACGAACCGTATCTCCGAAACTTCGGCGCACGGCGTTCTGATTGATATCTCTGCCTTAGAGATTGTTGATTCTTTTATCGGCAGGGTTTTAGGCAACATTGCGAGAATGGCGCGGGTGCTGGATGCCGAAACCGTCGTCGTTGGAATGCAGCCCGCCGTGGCAATTACTCTGGTAGAGTTGGGATTATCGCTCACCGGAATTCGGACTGCGTTAAACCTAGAAAAAGGTATGGCGCTGCTGCGATCGTCGCTGAGCGAACCTGCCAAACCTCCAATCGTCGAGCGTGGGCGGAGTGTACACGACGATGGAAAAGATTGA
- a CDS encoding STAS domain-containing protein has protein sequence MDMTSRSTIPEILEAYEADLLAEWSRELAIANNRGGLIKEAEMQEECREFLNVLRSAAQHNNLTNLQASEWRDVREMVESVARSRSQKGFTPTETAMFVFSFKQPLFDRMRQHLKDSAALSEEIWQATTLLDQLGLLAMEAYQKSREKVIQRQQEELLELSTPVVKLWDGILALPVIGTLDSARTQTVMESLLQAIVETGSEVAIIDITGVPTVDTLTAQHLLKTVTAARLMGADCIISGIRPQIAQTIVYLGIDLTNVITKATLADAFRVALTRVGATIVRTQAK, from the coding sequence ATGGATATGACGAGTCGCAGTACGATCCCGGAAATTCTTGAAGCCTATGAAGCAGACTTACTGGCAGAGTGGAGTCGAGAACTGGCGATCGCGAACAATCGCGGGGGGCTAATCAAAGAAGCAGAAATGCAAGAGGAATGCCGCGAATTTCTCAATGTGCTTCGGAGCGCTGCTCAGCACAATAATCTGACAAATCTTCAAGCTTCAGAGTGGCGCGACGTGCGGGAAATGGTGGAAAGCGTGGCACGATCGCGATCTCAAAAAGGCTTTACGCCAACTGAAACGGCGATGTTTGTGTTTTCGTTCAAGCAACCCCTGTTCGATCGAATGCGTCAGCATCTCAAAGATTCCGCTGCATTAAGTGAGGAAATTTGGCAAGCCACCACTTTGCTGGATCAACTCGGATTACTGGCGATGGAAGCGTATCAAAAGTCGCGGGAAAAAGTGATTCAGCGCCAGCAGGAAGAGTTGCTTGAGCTTTCTACGCCCGTTGTAAAACTTTGGGACGGGATTCTCGCTCTGCCGGTTATTGGAACGCTTGATAGCGCTCGGACTCAGACGGTGATGGAATCCCTGCTACAAGCGATCGTGGAGACTGGATCAGAAGTTGCGATTATCGATATTACTGGGGTTCCGACTGTCGATACCCTCACCGCTCAACACTTGCTCAAAACTGTGACTGCGGCTCGATTAATGGGGGCAGACTGTATTATCAGCGGCATTCGTCCTCAAATTGCTCAAACGATCGTGTATCTCGGCATCGATTTAACTAATGTGATCACAAAAGCCACGTTAGCCGATGCGTTTCGAGTGGCACTGACGCGAGTGGGAGCGACGATCGTCCGCACTCAGGCGAAATAG
- a CDS encoding PAS domain-containing sensor histidine kinase — protein sequence MTNLAPLHQTAHLDLTKLFQRAAIASSAIVFCIGLSVLMGWQLHIPLLMGSFADDLAPMSIQSAIVFMIAALSLGCLKWRPRHQVTQRISQILAIVVIAFGLLSLSTSLSNWQLDQHWMLPFVNFQLSNSIRPTAVSTGLNFALIGSALLSSSRTDRTWQRVAQVLTLAVALIAVNALVNNVHPIGLPPLYPAPKMALTTALTFLILGAGIQALHLDEAVMQVIQISEGSSEVMVCQLLQAAIALAILEAFVTLWGQPQTPEDTIFNLSLLTLKTAVIFTLLIGWSISLLTRIRQDYQQAEAVVEDREVWLEMAQEAAHLGCWDWNVHQDLLQWCDRQRKLFGIAAEVLSGTRETFLLRVHPDDRSRVQHHLNQTIEAQQNYYDEFRIVWADQSVHWIASKGRCFYNETGQAIRMSGVSFEITEYRQMQEERDRLLQLEQAARTKAEAANRTKDEFLTILSHEIRTPLNSVLGWIRLFRSRSLNPEMVARGMDALERNAEAQAQILEDMLDMARVVQGRLQLQMSPTDVSTVITAVIDTIRPAAQAKRIHIHTQLDPTVDRLICDPNRLRQIVWNLMCNAVKFTPPEGKIEVTLMRVDQFIHIQISDTGRGIDPNFLPYVFDRFRQEDSTLTRSYGGLGLGLALVRYLAELHGGTVEATSPGIDQGATFTLKLPCG from the coding sequence ATGACAAACCTTGCCCCTCTGCATCAAACCGCGCATCTCGATCTGACCAAACTCTTTCAGCGAGCCGCGATCGCCAGTAGCGCGATCGTGTTCTGCATCGGTTTGAGTGTCCTCATGGGATGGCAACTGCACATACCCTTACTGATGGGCAGCTTTGCCGATGACCTTGCCCCCATGAGCATCCAGAGCGCGATCGTGTTTATGATCGCCGCCCTGTCGTTGGGTTGCTTAAAATGGCGACCTCGGCATCAAGTCACGCAACGGATTTCGCAAATATTGGCGATCGTCGTGATTGCTTTCGGGCTTTTGAGCTTAAGCACAAGCCTCTCAAACTGGCAGCTTGATCAACACTGGATGCTGCCTTTTGTAAACTTCCAACTTAGTAACAGCATTCGTCCAACGGCGGTTAGCACTGGACTAAACTTTGCCCTAATTGGCAGTGCGCTATTGTCTTCGAGTCGAACCGATCGCACCTGGCAGCGTGTCGCTCAAGTGCTCACCTTGGCTGTCGCACTCATCGCAGTCAATGCACTCGTCAACAATGTGCATCCGATCGGCTTACCCCCGTTGTATCCCGCCCCAAAAATGGCATTGACAACCGCACTCACGTTTCTGATTCTGGGTGCAGGAATTCAGGCATTGCACCTGGATGAAGCCGTGATGCAAGTGATCCAAATCAGCGAGGGATCAAGCGAAGTCATGGTGTGTCAACTGTTGCAAGCCGCGATCGCGCTGGCAATTCTCGAAGCGTTTGTCACACTCTGGGGACAACCCCAAACCCCAGAAGATACGATTTTCAATTTGTCGTTGCTGACGCTAAAAACGGCTGTCATCTTTACCTTGCTGATCGGCTGGAGCATTTCGCTTTTAACTCGCATTCGACAAGATTATCAGCAAGCGGAAGCCGTCGTCGAAGACCGGGAAGTCTGGCTAGAAATGGCACAGGAGGCGGCTCATTTAGGGTGCTGGGATTGGAATGTGCACCAGGATCTGCTGCAATGGTGCGATCGACAAAGAAAACTCTTTGGTATTGCTGCTGAAGTGCTTAGTGGAACGCGTGAGACATTTTTATTGCGCGTTCACCCAGACGATCGATCGCGAGTGCAGCACCATCTAAATCAAACGATCGAGGCACAACAGAACTATTACGATGAGTTTCGGATTGTCTGGGCGGATCAGAGTGTGCATTGGATCGCCTCGAAAGGACGGTGTTTCTACAACGAAACCGGACAAGCCATTCGCATGAGTGGAGTCAGTTTTGAGATTACAGAATATCGCCAGATGCAGGAGGAGCGAGATCGATTACTTCAGCTTGAACAAGCTGCCCGAACCAAAGCCGAAGCCGCCAACCGCACGAAAGACGAGTTTCTAACCATTTTGTCGCACGAGATCCGGACTCCGCTGAATTCTGTGTTGGGCTGGATTCGCTTGTTTCGGTCTCGATCGCTCAATCCTGAGATGGTGGCACGCGGCATGGATGCGCTCGAACGCAATGCAGAAGCACAGGCGCAAATCTTGGAAGATATGCTAGACATGGCGCGGGTCGTGCAGGGTAGACTCCAGCTGCAAATGTCGCCAACCGATGTCAGCACTGTAATTACAGCCGTTATTGATACCATTCGTCCGGCGGCTCAAGCGAAACGCATTCATATTCACACTCAGCTCGATCCGACAGTCGATCGACTCATCTGCGATCCCAATCGACTGCGCCAGATCGTGTGGAATTTGATGTGCAACGCGGTGAAGTTTACGCCGCCTGAAGGCAAGATAGAAGTGACCTTGATGCGAGTAGATCAGTTCATTCACATTCAGATTAGCGACACTGGAAGAGGAATTGATCCAAACTTTTTGCCGTATGTCTTCGATCGCTTTCGTCAAGAGGACAGTACGCTGACTCGAAGTTACGGCGGATTGGGGCTAGGGTTAGCATTAGTGCGCTATCTGGCTGAGCTACATGGAGGAACGGTTGAAGCAACAAGCCCAGGCATCGATCAGGGTGCGACCTTTACGCTGAAGTTGCCCTGCGGTTAG
- a CDS encoding 30S ribosomal protein S21, giving the protein MTQVIPGENEGIESTLRRFKREVSKAGIFPDMRKHRFFETPIEKRKRKALAKHRQFKRKPRY; this is encoded by the coding sequence ATGACCCAAGTTATTCCGGGTGAGAATGAAGGAATTGAGTCAACCCTACGTCGATTTAAGCGCGAGGTTTCTAAAGCGGGCATTTTCCCAGATATGAGAAAACATCGCTTTTTTGAAACGCCGATCGAAAAACGGAAGCGCAAGGCGCTGGCAAAGCATCGACAGTTTAAGAGAAAGCCCCGGTATTAA
- a CDS encoding RNA-binding protein, whose product MSIYVGNLSYEVVQDNLAQIFAEFGTVKRIQLPTDRETGRLRGFGFVEMSSDDEEAAAIEALDGAEWMGRDLKVNKAKPREERGDSGGRGGFSRRY is encoded by the coding sequence ATGTCAATTTACGTGGGTAATCTGTCCTACGAAGTCGTGCAAGACAATCTTGCACAAATTTTCGCTGAGTTCGGAACAGTCAAGCGAATTCAACTCCCCACCGATCGAGAAACGGGACGCTTACGCGGATTCGGCTTTGTCGAAATGTCAAGCGATGACGAGGAAGCGGCAGCGATCGAGGCTCTTGACGGAGCTGAGTGGATGGGGCGTGATCTCAAGGTCAATAAAGCTAAACCTCGCGAAGAAAGAGGTGATTCGGGCGGTAGAGGCGGATTCTCTCGGCGTTACTAA